One window from the genome of Streptomyces sp. NBC_00091 encodes:
- a CDS encoding alpha/beta hydrolase, whose amino-acid sequence MTQSPPAGLDMSWPPPPFRAPVPPVVAENGVRRFDGVTYATRPGYRPRLLDVRVPAAEGPLPAVVWIHGGGWLEGDRRYPPPTVPAELLHGTVLEAGLALVSIDYRHSLEAPFPAQLHDVKAAIRYVRRFAGVFGIDPDRIAVWGESAGGHLAALAGLTGPHSPGATALEGTEGVGEGDTSVRAVVDWYGVSDLVSLRGHPLPPMPPGVEFPDPYDALLGGTEAERPALARAASPVTYAVDGASAPPFLLVHGTRDGVVPYSQSEALDTALRAAGGECLLEPVEGADHIFLGAPDVTPLVTGSVAFLTRHLGG is encoded by the coding sequence ATGACGCAATCGCCCCCGGCCGGGCTCGACATGAGCTGGCCGCCCCCTCCCTTCCGGGCTCCCGTGCCGCCCGTGGTGGCGGAGAACGGCGTACGCCGCTTCGACGGGGTCACCTACGCGACCCGGCCCGGCTACCGGCCGCGGCTGCTGGACGTCCGGGTACCCGCCGCGGAGGGGCCGCTCCCGGCCGTGGTCTGGATCCACGGCGGCGGCTGGCTGGAGGGCGACCGGCGCTACCCGCCGCCGACCGTCCCCGCCGAGCTGCTGCACGGCACGGTGCTGGAGGCCGGGCTGGCCCTGGTCTCCATCGACTACCGGCACAGCCTCGAGGCCCCGTTCCCGGCGCAGCTGCACGACGTGAAGGCCGCGATCCGCTACGTCCGCAGGTTCGCCGGCGTCTTCGGCATCGACCCGGACCGGATCGCCGTCTGGGGCGAGTCCGCCGGCGGCCACCTGGCCGCACTCGCCGGGCTGACCGGTCCGCACAGCCCCGGTGCCACCGCCCTGGAGGGCACCGAAGGCGTCGGCGAGGGCGATACCTCGGTACGGGCCGTCGTCGACTGGTACGGGGTCTCCGACCTGGTCTCGCTGCGCGGGCACCCCCTGCCGCCGATGCCGCCGGGGGTGGAGTTCCCCGACCCGTACGACGCGCTGCTGGGCGGCACGGAGGCGGAGCGGCCGGCGCTGGCCCGCGCGGCGAGCCCGGTGACGTACGCCGTCGACGGCGCGAGCGCGCCGCCGTTCCTGCTGGTCCACGGCACGCGGGACGGGGTGGTCCCGTACAGCCAGAGCGAGGCGCTCGACACGGCGCTGCGGGCGGCCGGGGGCGAGTGCCTGCTGGAGCCGGTGGAGGGCGCCGACCACATCTTCCTGGGCGCCCCGGACGTCACCCCGCTGGTCACCGGCAGCGTCGCCTTCCTCACCCGCCACCTGGGCGGCTGA
- a CDS encoding putative Ig domain-containing protein, which translates to MPRLLTPPRAAALATAALATLLPAVAWMADATASPAPATASPAPGARTVALAPEKKCTLPGGMTEISGLAMSRRHPGVFYAVNDSGNTNQVFAIDCTGAAGVLKATLTVSGVGNTDWEGLAIGKDASGGPAVLVGDIGDNFSGRAEITVHSFAEPEQLVNATVTPVTYRFAYADGKHDAESLLADPVSGRIFVASKLIGAAGQLYQAPLPPVTGQVNTLTAVRPAPVFATDGAFSPTGASYTLRSGGPLGANTASVYDTAGVKLADVALPAQSQGETVTYADCAHLLVGSENDTQIWQVPLPPEATPACGTTPTPTPTPTPTPTPTPTPTPGDLRLTNPGPQTCKFNQSCTIQLTTTGGKQPVRFAVTGLPWGLTLDSASGRITGKPWSSGTVQVTATATDTAGATAGTAFALTVNWF; encoded by the coding sequence ATGCCCCGACTCCTGACACCTCCACGGGCCGCCGCCCTCGCGACCGCGGCCCTCGCCACGCTCCTGCCCGCGGTGGCCTGGATGGCGGACGCCACCGCCTCCCCGGCGCCCGCCACCGCCTCCCCGGCACCCGGCGCCCGGACCGTCGCCCTGGCCCCCGAGAAGAAGTGCACCCTGCCCGGAGGCATGACGGAGATCAGCGGACTCGCGATGAGCCGCAGACACCCCGGCGTCTTCTACGCCGTCAACGACAGCGGCAACACCAACCAGGTCTTCGCGATCGACTGCACCGGCGCCGCCGGCGTGCTCAAGGCCACGCTCACCGTCTCCGGCGTCGGCAACACCGACTGGGAGGGCCTGGCGATCGGCAAGGACGCCTCGGGCGGCCCGGCCGTCCTGGTCGGCGACATCGGGGACAACTTCAGCGGCCGCGCGGAGATCACCGTGCACAGCTTCGCCGAGCCCGAGCAGCTCGTGAACGCCACGGTGACCCCGGTGACGTACCGCTTCGCCTACGCGGACGGCAAGCACGACGCGGAGTCCCTGCTCGCCGACCCGGTCAGCGGCCGGATCTTCGTGGCCAGCAAGCTGATCGGAGCCGCGGGCCAGCTGTACCAGGCCCCGCTCCCGCCGGTGACCGGTCAGGTCAACACCCTCACCGCGGTCCGGCCCGCCCCCGTCTTCGCCACCGACGGGGCGTTCTCCCCGACGGGTGCCTCCTACACACTGCGCAGCGGAGGGCCGCTGGGGGCCAACACGGCCTCCGTGTACGACACCGCGGGGGTCAAGCTCGCCGACGTCGCCCTGCCCGCCCAGTCGCAGGGCGAGACGGTGACGTACGCCGACTGCGCGCACCTGCTCGTCGGCTCGGAGAACGACACCCAGATCTGGCAGGTCCCCCTACCCCCGGAAGCCACCCCGGCCTGCGGCACCACCCCGACCCCGACGCCCACGCCGACGCCCACCCCCACCCCCACCCCTACCCCCACCCCCGGCGACCTGAGGCTCACCAACCCCGGGCCGCAGACCTGCAAGTTCAACCAGTCCTGCACCATCCAGCTCACCACCACCGGCGGTAAGCAGCCCGTCCGCTTCGCCGTCACCGGCCTGCCCTGGGGCCTGACCCTCGACAGCGCCTCCGGCCGTATCACCGGCAAGCCCTGGAGCAGCGGCACGGTGCAGGTCACCGCCACCGCGACCGACACCGCCGGAGCCACCGCGGGCACCGCCTTCGCCCTGACCGTCAACTGGTTCTGA
- the dacB gene encoding D-alanyl-D-alanine carboxypeptidase/D-alanyl-D-alanine-endopeptidase: MGNPILPGALRRRMAACCAALLLVVLASGTGARAAPSPSPSPAPWPSGAGDPGALDPRIGEIMRKPEYRHAQWGLLQTEPANGRVLHSLFPGQFFIPGSTAKLFPVSGTWQTLGADHRFVTPVHAVGQRSGSTLTGDLALVAQGDLTLGGRTRPDGTVAYTDLDHTYANDFPGATLTPENPLAGIDELARQVRGSGITRVDGDVVVDSRLFAPDPELVPAPTPLIVNDNLIDLLTTPGDRAGANARLDWRPKVAPYEVTSTVKTVAAGKPTDITVTAAGGGTRIRLSGTIAADAKPLLRTSPITDPAAFGRTALIEALDRAGVKVTAVATGPNPVARLPRDYAGRPRVAAYTSRPYEQYAKLILKVSHNLGANLDICLLAVSAGSHQCADGFPVLAGFLDRVGVDREQVQLMDGRGGNPADRATPQALVQMLAYWQGTPDARRFREALPILGVDGLLAENCRGCPARGKVFAKTGAAVGGDALNDRLAVGAITIAGYLDKGGGRFDPFYAGVTGAATPSADIAGVVAIANDLALISAYLQESR; encoded by the coding sequence GTGGGAAATCCGATCCTCCCCGGGGCGCTGCGGCGCCGCATGGCCGCCTGCTGCGCCGCCCTGCTGTTGGTGGTGCTCGCCTCCGGTACGGGTGCCCGCGCGGCCCCCTCGCCGTCCCCCTCCCCGGCGCCGTGGCCGTCGGGGGCGGGTGATCCGGGCGCGCTCGACCCGCGCATCGGGGAGATCATGCGCAAGCCCGAGTACCGCCATGCCCAGTGGGGGCTCCTCCAGACCGAACCGGCCAACGGCCGGGTGCTGCACAGCCTGTTCCCCGGGCAGTTCTTCATACCGGGATCCACCGCGAAGCTGTTCCCCGTCTCCGGCACCTGGCAGACCCTGGGCGCGGACCACCGCTTCGTGACCCCCGTCCACGCGGTCGGGCAGCGCAGCGGATCCACGCTGACCGGCGACCTCGCCCTCGTCGCCCAGGGCGACCTCACCCTCGGCGGCCGGACCCGCCCCGACGGCACGGTCGCGTACACCGACCTCGACCACACCTACGCCAACGACTTCCCGGGGGCCACCCTCACCCCGGAGAACCCCCTGGCCGGGATCGACGAGCTCGCCCGCCAGGTGCGCGGCTCCGGCATCACCCGCGTCGACGGCGACGTGGTCGTGGACAGCCGGCTCTTCGCCCCCGACCCGGAGCTCGTGCCCGCCCCGACCCCGCTCATCGTCAACGACAACCTCATCGACCTGCTGACCACGCCCGGGGACCGGGCGGGCGCGAACGCCCGGCTGGACTGGCGGCCGAAGGTCGCGCCGTACGAGGTCACGTCCACGGTGAAGACCGTCGCGGCCGGGAAGCCGACGGACATCACGGTGACGGCCGCCGGGGGCGGCACCCGCATCCGGCTGTCCGGCACGATCGCCGCGGACGCCAAGCCGCTGCTGCGCACCTCCCCCATCACGGACCCGGCCGCCTTCGGCCGGACCGCGCTGATCGAGGCCCTCGACCGGGCCGGGGTGAAGGTCACCGCCGTCGCGACGGGCCCCAACCCGGTCGCCCGGCTGCCGCGCGACTACGCCGGCCGGCCGCGCGTGGCCGCGTACACCTCGCGCCCGTACGAGCAGTACGCCAAGCTCATCCTCAAGGTCAGCCACAACCTGGGCGCCAACCTGGACATCTGCCTGCTGGCCGTCAGCGCCGGCAGCCACCAGTGCGCCGACGGCTTCCCGGTGCTCGCCGGGTTCCTGGACCGGGTGGGCGTCGACCGCGAACAGGTGCAGCTCATGGACGGCCGGGGCGGGAACCCCGCCGACCGGGCCACGCCCCAGGCGCTGGTGCAGATGCTGGCGTACTGGCAGGGCACCCCGGACGCGCGGCGGTTCCGGGAGGCCCTGCCCATCCTCGGTGTCGACGGTCTGCTGGCCGAGAACTGCCGCGGCTGCCCGGCGCGCGGGAAGGTGTTCGCCAAGACCGGCGCGGCCGTCGGAGGCGACGCCCTCAACGACCGGCTCGCCGTCGGCGCCATCACCATCGCCGGCTACCTCGACAAGGGCGGCGGCCGCTTCGACCCCTTCTACGCAGGCGTCACCGGCGCGGCCACCCCGAGCGCCGACATCGCCGGCGTCGTGGCCATCGCCAACGACCTCGCCCTGATCTCCGCCTACCTCCAGGAATCCCGCTGA
- a CDS encoding LysR family transcriptional regulator, protein MTPTLAQLRYLVAVADCRSITGAAASVFVAQSALSRAVQAMERDLGVELLARRGRGVDLTPEGARVVRLARTVLNAVEAIDDIGTPHGKDSRAAFTLVTTPTLALDLATDLIAGFTERHPGVDVRLRQHDSREALVEELTQGRAELALVDLPVDKELSTHFIQEREVVLISPIGTRLPHPVPLRMLDGLPMVLPTPGTGRRTEMEAMFSSMGVRPVPSLEVDERLAWVTGVTDGRGSLIWYRDVVSRAFGSRAEIRSFTPPLLRPVGIAHARRPLSRAARAFIAHAGHKAPVREPVR, encoded by the coding sequence ATGACCCCCACACTCGCGCAACTTCGCTACCTCGTCGCCGTCGCCGACTGCCGGTCCATCACCGGCGCCGCCGCCTCGGTGTTCGTCGCGCAGTCGGCCCTGTCCCGCGCGGTCCAGGCCATGGAACGCGACCTGGGCGTCGAACTCCTGGCACGCCGGGGAAGGGGGGTGGACCTCACGCCGGAGGGGGCCCGGGTCGTCCGGCTGGCCCGTACCGTGCTCAACGCGGTGGAGGCCATCGACGACATCGGCACCCCGCACGGCAAGGACTCCCGGGCGGCGTTCACCCTCGTCACCACACCCACCCTCGCGCTCGACCTGGCCACCGACCTGATCGCCGGCTTCACCGAACGCCACCCCGGCGTGGACGTCCGCCTCCGGCAGCACGACAGCCGCGAGGCCCTCGTCGAGGAACTCACCCAGGGACGGGCCGAACTCGCGCTGGTCGACCTGCCCGTCGACAAGGAGCTGTCCACGCACTTCATCCAGGAGCGCGAGGTGGTGCTGATCTCACCGATCGGCACCCGGCTGCCCCACCCCGTCCCGCTGCGCATGCTCGACGGTCTCCCCATGGTGCTGCCCACCCCCGGGACCGGCCGCCGCACCGAGATGGAGGCCATGTTCAGCTCCATGGGCGTGCGCCCCGTGCCCTCCCTGGAGGTCGACGAACGCCTCGCCTGGGTGACGGGAGTGACGGACGGCCGCGGTTCCCTCATCTGGTACCGGGACGTGGTGTCGAGGGCCTTCGGCAGCAGGGCGGAGATCCGTTCCTTCACCCCGCCCCTGCTGCGGCCGGTGGGCATCGCGCACGCCCGGCGGCCGCTGAGCCGCGCCGCACGGGCCTTCATCGCGCACGCCGGGCACAAGGCGCCGGTACGGGAGCCGGTGCGCTGA
- a CDS encoding putative quinol monooxygenase gives MIFIVVKFSVKPEYVDQWPEMVAEFTRATRAEPGNLWFEWSRSLEEPDSYVLVEAFQDGAAEAHVTSEHFRTALETMRPLVARTPDIVSTTIEGATGWSRMGELQVD, from the coding sequence ATGATCTTCATTGTGGTGAAATTCTCCGTCAAGCCCGAATACGTCGACCAGTGGCCCGAGATGGTCGCGGAGTTCACCCGCGCCACCCGCGCCGAGCCCGGCAACCTGTGGTTCGAGTGGTCCCGCAGCCTCGAGGAGCCGGACAGCTACGTCCTGGTCGAGGCGTTCCAGGACGGCGCCGCGGAGGCGCACGTGACCTCCGAGCACTTCCGGACCGCGCTGGAGACCATGCGTCCCCTGGTCGCCCGTACGCCCGACATCGTCAGCACCACCATCGAGGGCGCCACCGGCTGGAGCCGGATGGGCGAGCTCCAGGTCGACTGA
- a CDS encoding class I SAM-dependent methyltransferase — MTTGSRARSFSSAAARYADHRPSYPAALFDAVEEMAGFPLAGARVADVGAGTGIASALLHARGARVVAVEPGDGMAAEFRRRNPGVAVVRGDGNRLPLATAGTDLLTYAQSWHWTDPARSAPEALRVLRPGGALAVWSNDPDTGVDWIAAQQARIEKRFGPGWYINEGARSQYGLRFTTRPLRWSRRVPVDVHLAKLSTHSLFLVGEPGTDEFLAAERAHLTALFPEGLLWEHYTVTLGLAVRPAGS; from the coding sequence ATGACGACCGGATCCCGTGCTCGTTCGTTCAGTTCCGCGGCCGCGCGGTACGCCGACCACCGGCCCTCCTATCCGGCCGCGCTCTTCGACGCCGTCGAGGAGATGGCCGGCTTCCCGCTGGCCGGGGCCCGGGTCGCCGATGTCGGCGCGGGGACGGGGATCGCGAGCGCCCTCCTGCACGCGCGCGGCGCCCGGGTCGTGGCGGTGGAACCCGGCGACGGCATGGCCGCGGAATTCCGCCGCCGCAACCCGGGCGTCGCGGTGGTCCGCGGCGACGGCAACCGGCTGCCGCTGGCCACGGCGGGCACCGACCTGCTCACCTACGCCCAGTCCTGGCACTGGACGGACCCCGCCCGGTCCGCTCCCGAGGCCCTGCGCGTCCTGCGGCCCGGGGGCGCGCTGGCCGTCTGGTCCAACGATCCGGACACCGGGGTGGACTGGATCGCCGCCCAGCAGGCCCGTATCGAGAAGCGCTTCGGCCCGGGCTGGTACATCAACGAAGGGGCCCGGTCGCAGTACGGCCTGCGCTTCACCACCCGTCCGCTGCGCTGGTCGCGCCGGGTCCCCGTGGACGTCCACCTCGCCAAGCTGTCCACGCATTCGCTGTTCCTCGTCGGCGAACCGGGCACGGACGAGTTCCTCGCCGCCGAGCGCGCACACCTGACCGCCCTCTTCCCCGAAGGCCTGCTCTGGGAGCACTACACCGTCACCCTCGGCCTCGCCGTCCGCCCTGCCGGGTCGTGA
- a CDS encoding VOC family protein produces the protein MFSDTKAFSGFAVDDLERAREFYGRTLGLRVTEEHGMLTLHIAGGTEILVYPKENHTPAGFTLLNFPVEDIDTAVEELTRRGVRFERYPEFEQDDKGVFRHEGPPIAWFTDPAGNVLSVLQTA, from the coding sequence GTGTTCAGCGACACCAAGGCATTCAGCGGGTTCGCCGTGGACGACCTCGAGCGGGCGCGGGAGTTCTACGGCCGGACCCTCGGCCTGCGGGTCACCGAGGAGCACGGGATGCTCACCCTCCACATCGCCGGCGGCACCGAGATCCTCGTCTACCCCAAGGAGAACCACACACCAGCCGGCTTCACCCTGCTCAACTTCCCGGTCGAGGACATCGACACGGCCGTCGAGGAGCTGACCCGGCGCGGTGTCCGCTTCGAGCGGTACCCGGAGTTCGAGCAGGACGACAAGGGCGTCTTCCGCCATGAGGGGCCGCCGATCGCCTGGTTCACGGACCCGGCCGGCAACGTCCTCTCCGTGCTCCAGACCGCGTAG